GCATCGCAGGTCGCGACAGCGCGTGCCAATGGCGGGCCGCTTCCTCCCCGCTTCGCCGACGAGACTGCGTCCAGCGGTATCGCCAGCACCTATCGAGGTGACTGGGAATATATGGTCGGCGGTGGCGCCGGCAGTTTCGACTGCAATGCCGACGGGTTTCCCGATCTGGTGCTATCAGGCGGCGAGGACAAGGCGAGGTTCTATCTCAACCGCAGTACCCCCGGCGGCGCCCTGAAATTCGAGGAAAACGTGTCCGGCCTGGAGCTCGACAAGGTGATCGGCGCCTATCCGCTCGATATCGATGGCGACGGGCTGCAAGACGTCGTGCTCCTGCGCTCCGGCGAAAATGTCGTCATGCGGGGTCTCGGCGAATGCCGCTTCGAGCGCGCCAATGAAGCCTGGGGCTTCGACGGTGGCGACGCGTGGTCCACGGCCTTCTCCGCCACCTGGGAGCGGGGCAACAGCTGGCCGACACTCGCCATTGGCAACTATATCGACCGCTTCGAGGATTTCGAGCCCTGGGGCTCCTGCACCGACAACTGGCTGCACCGCCCGATGTCTGCCACCGAGCGCCGCTTTGCCCCGCCGCTGCCGCTCACGCCCTCCTATTGCCCGCTGTCGATCCTCTTTACCGACTGGAACCGCTCCGGCACGCCGTCGCTGCGTGTCTCCAATGATCGGGAGTATTACAAGGGCGGCCAGGAGCAGATGTGGCATGTCGAGCCCGGCAAGGCGCCGAGGCTCTACACCCAGGACGAGGGGTGGAAATACCTGCGCATCTGGGGCATGGGCATCGCCAGCCACGACCTCGATTTCGATGGCTACCCGGAATATTTCCTGACCAGCATGGCCGACAACAAGCTTCAGACGCTGGACGCAATCCCGGCCGATGGCAAGCCGAAGCCCTCCTATGCCGACATCGCCTTCGCCAGGGGGGCGACTGCCCACCGGCCTTATGTTGGCGCAGAGATCCGCCCGTCGACGGCCTGGCACACCGATTTCGAGGACGTCAACAATGACGGCCGCACCGATCTCTTCGTCGCCAAGGGCAATGTCGCCGAGATGCCGGACTTTGCCGAGAAAGACCCCAACAACCTTCTGGTTCAGGGCGAGGACGGCCGGTTCGCCGAGATGGGCGACAAGGCCGGCGTCGCCTCCATGGCCAAGGGTCGTGGCGGGGCGCTCGTCGATTTCAACCTCGATGGCTTGGTCGATCTGCTCGTCGTCAACCAGGGCTCGCCCGTCGAGATCTGGCGCAACGCGACCGAAGGCACAGGCCATTTCCTCGAGATCGCGCTCCGCCAGGACGACGTCAACCGAGATGCCGTCAGTGCCTGGATCGAGGTCAAGACCGGTGAGATCGTCCAGCGACGTGAGGTCACCATCGGCGGCGGCCACGCCAGCGGCAAGACCGGCTGGCACCATGTCGGGCTGGGGAAGCAGGCCGAAACCGAGATTCGCGTGCTCTGGCCGGATGGCGAGGCGGGGCCCTGGCAGACGGTCAAGGCGGACGGGTCTTATGTGGTCGCGCGCGGTGTGGCGCCGAAACTATGGAAGCCGGGCGAGGGGTTCTGAGGGCGCGCGTCACGCGCCAATGACGGTGGCTAGGCAGACACTCTGCGGGTGCCGGGGAAAAACGGGCGAGGATTCCGATAGCGAGGGACATGTCTCCCCCCTTGCGGATTTTCCAAGAGAGGGGCTTGGTGAGGCGAGTGCCACGCAGCCATGCCCCTCGCCACGAAAACCTTAAGTTCAAGCGGCTTCCGCTGACCTCAGGCCTTCGGCATTCCGTCCTCCCCCGAAGGGGAGGAGGTAGCCGCCTGCATCAGCAAGAGAGGAAGCCTATCAGCCTCACTCGGCCTCTTCGACGACGGCCTCGGCGGCGCGTTTCTGGACGGATCCGATGCAGTTCTTCGCGCTCGACTTCGATTTGTAGGTTTCCGAGCGCACCATGATCTCGCCATTGGCGGCGCGGAAGCGGACGAAGGTTTCCCCATTCTTGGCGCGGTCGATCTCGAAACGATAACCGCTGCCGGTCTCCTCCTTCGTGAGGTCGACGACGGGGGCGGCAGGAGCATTCTTCTTCAGCGATTCGACGCAGTTCTTGGCGCTTGCCTTTGAGGCATAATTTTCCGACCAGACCATGATTTCGGCATTGTAGACGAACTGGACGCGAAATTCGCCCTTCTCGGTCTTGACGATCTTGAACTTGTGCATGCCCGTTTCCCCTGTCTTTTCACCCATCGGCTTATGATTGCATGCGAATGCTAGCGTGCGATGGGCGCGTGGGCAAGAAGGGGCCGGAAACCCAGGAAGAGGAAATCACGGCACCGGTGATCTCGTCGCGCGAGCGGAGAGATCTGCGGGAGCGGGACCGACAGCAGAGAGGTGGACAGTCGTAATGAATTGGGTGAGCCTCGCGAAGGTTTCGCCATCGATGGCAATGCGAGGATTGAGGCGGGTCCGGTCCGGTAATTTTCGAGCGGCAAGCCATGCCTGGCGACATGGTCGTTTGACGCCCTGATCGCCTCGGCGACGAGCGCTTCACTGTCTGCCGGGTCATGTGGTTTTCGGGCTTCGATCGACAGGGATGGTCTCCGTTGCTGCGCAAAAACCAGCACGGATTCGGCTCGTTGAGAATGGCCCCATCAGCCCTTTCCCCGCCCATCATAGGCCTCGCGTGAAGCAAGGATCACGTCCTTGTGTTCCCGCGACCATTCGACCAGCCCGGCCGTTATGGCCGAAAACCCGAGGCCGTGGGTCGTCAGAGAATAGGTGACCGAGGGAGGGTTGGTGGGTTCGACATGGCGGTCAACCAATCCGTCCCGTTCGAGACGGCGCAATGTGAGCGTAAGCATGCGCTGGGTGACGCCCGAAAGCGCGCGCTCGATCTCCCGGTAGCGGCGCGGGCCTGTCGAGAGTTCCGCGATCACCATGACCGTCCATTTTTCACCAAGGCGATCAAGTGTCAGGCGAAGGCCGCAATCCTCATGATCCGGTGTGCCGCAAGGTTCGAGCGTCTTGGCCACAGGCTGTGTTGCGGCGAACATCAATGTGCCTCCTTACGTAGTTCCGGTGGTCGCAATAAATAGATGCGCCCGCAACGAAAAGGACGCAATCCATGATACTGCTGACTGGTGGCTCCGGCCAACTCTCCTCCCTCATCGCGCAAGGTGTCAAAGACGCCGGCCTCAACATCTGCATTGGCAGCCGCCTGGCAGACGAGGCGGGGCCAGATCGACGTCGGATCGATTTCGACGATCCACAAACGCTCGACTTCAGCGACGTCGAAACGCTAATGATGATCTCCGCCGGTTACGCGGAAGACGATGTCGTGATTAGCCGCCATGAGGCTGTAATCGCAGCTGCTGTCAGCTTCGACGTGCGGCATGTCGTCTATACCAGCCTCAGCGGGACGGGCGACCACCTCGCCTTTGCGCTCGCCCATCGGTGGACAGAGAAGCGGCTGAAGGACAGCGGCCTTGCCTGGACGATCCTGCGCAATGGTCTCTATGCTGAGTTGATTGGGGCACTTGCCGCGCCGGTCGATGGACTGATCCGGGTACCCTTCGGCACTGCGCCTATTTTACCGGTGGCGCGGGAAGATCTGGCCGATGCCGCAGTGACGGTTCTGAAGAACCCGCAGGTTCATGCAGGTCGCATTTACGAACTGTCGGGAGTGGAAGCCTGGACTATCCACGATCTGGCAAGTGTCCTCGGCGCCACATATCAGCCGTGGCGCCTTGAAGAGATGCGGGCGTCCCTGGCTGGTGCGCCGCTCAAGCCCTTCCAGCCCCCGATGCTGATGTCGATCTATTCGAGCGCGGCTGCAGGATTTCTGCAGGCGGAGAGCACGGACCTTCCGGTCCTGCTCCCTGACCCGCCACGGGAGACCTTGCCGATCGCGGCAGAGGCTGCGCGGGCGTCAGGGTGAGATGAGGAAACGGGAGCCTTCAAGGAAGGCCCCAGCCCTCACTCGTCGCTCATCTTCAGTGCTGCGATAAACGCTTCCTGCGGGATCTCGACCTTGCCGAACTGGCGCATGCGCTTCTTGCCGGCCTTCTGCTTGTCGAGCAGCTTGCGCTTGCGGGATGCGTCGCCGCCGTAGCACTTGGCGGTGACGTCCTTGCGCATCGCCGAGATCGTTTCGCGGGCGATCACATTGCCGCCGATGGCGGCCTGGATCGGGATCTTGAACATGTGGCGCGGGATAAGGTCCTTCAGCTTCTCGCACATGTCGCGGCCGCGCTTTTCCGCCGCCGTCCGGTGGACCAGCATGGAGAGCGCATCGACCGGCTCGCCATTGACCATGATCGACATCTTGACGAGGTTGCCCTCGCGATAGGCGTCGAGATGATAGTCGAAGGAGGCATAACCCTTGGAGATCGACTTCAGCCGGTCATAGAAATCGAAGACCACTTCGTTGAGCGGCAGCTGATAGGTCAGCATGGCGCGCTTGCCGACATAGGTGAGTTCGGTCTGGATGCCGCGACGGTCCTGGCAGAGTTTGAGGATGCCGCCGAGATAATCGTCCGGCGTCAAGATCGTCGCCTTGATCCACGGTTCGTGGATCTCGTTGATCCGCACGACGTCGGGCATGTCGGCCGGGTTGTGCAGCTCGCGCTCTGTGCCGTCGGTCATGAACAGCTTGTAGACAACGGACGGTGCGGTCGCGATCAGGTCGAGATCGAATTCGCGCTCGAGGCGCTCCTGGATGATTTCGAGATGCAGCAGGCCGAGGAAGCCGCAGCGGAAGCCGAAGCCGAGCGCGGCGGACGATTCCATTTCAAACGAGAAGGAGGCGTCGTTGAGGCGAAGCTTGCCCATGGCGGCGCGCAGGTCTTCGAAGTCGGCGGCGTCGACCGGAAACAGGCCGCAGAACACCACCGGCTGGGCCGGCTTGAAGCCCGGCAGCATGTTTGCGGTCGGGCGCTTGTCCTCGGTGATGGTGTCGCCGACGCGGGTGTCGGCCACTTCCTTGATCGAACCGGTGAAGAAGCCGATTTCGCCCGGGCCGAGTGAATCCACCGCAACCATTTTCGGGGTGAGCACGCCGACGCGCTCGACATTGTATTTGGCATCCGTGCCCATCATCCGGATCACCTGGCCCTTGGTCAGCACGCCGTCGAGCACGCGCACCAGAACCATGACGCCGAGATAGGTGTCGTACCAGCTGTCGACCAGGAGCGCCTTCAGGGGGGCCTTTTCGCCACCTTCGCTCTTCGGCGCCGGCAGCTTGTGCACGATGGCTTCGAGCACGTCGGGAATGCCGAGACCGGTCTTCGCCGAAATCAGCACGGCTTCCGATGCATCGATGCCGATGACTTCCTCGATCTGCTCCTTGATCCGCTCGGGTTCGGCGGCCGGAAGGTCGACCTTGTTGAGGACCGTCACCAGTTCGTGATTGTTGTCGATCGCCTGATAGACATTGGCAAGTGTCTGGGCTTCGACGCCCTGAGAGGCGTCAACCACGAGCAGCGAGCCTTCGCAGGCAGACAGCGAGCGCGAGACTTCATAGGCGAAGTCGACGTGTCCGGGCGTGTCGATCAGGTTCAGCACATAGGTTTCGCCATTATTGGCCTTGTAGTGCAGACGCACCGTCTGGGCCTTGATGGTGATGCCGCGT
This DNA window, taken from Peteryoungia algae, encodes the following:
- a CDS encoding CRTAC1 family protein, producing the protein MTGVMKIRSVGRITTLTILLAASQVATARANGGPLPPRFADETASSGIASTYRGDWEYMVGGGAGSFDCNADGFPDLVLSGGEDKARFYLNRSTPGGALKFEENVSGLELDKVIGAYPLDIDGDGLQDVVLLRSGENVVMRGLGECRFERANEAWGFDGGDAWSTAFSATWERGNSWPTLAIGNYIDRFEDFEPWGSCTDNWLHRPMSATERRFAPPLPLTPSYCPLSILFTDWNRSGTPSLRVSNDREYYKGGQEQMWHVEPGKAPRLYTQDEGWKYLRIWGMGIASHDLDFDGYPEYFLTSMADNKLQTLDAIPADGKPKPSYADIAFARGATAHRPYVGAEIRPSTAWHTDFEDVNNDGRTDLFVAKGNVAEMPDFAEKDPNNLLVQGEDGRFAEMGDKAGVASMAKGRGGALVDFNLDGLVDLLVVNQGSPVEIWRNATEGTGHFLEIALRQDDVNRDAVSAWIEVKTGEIVQRREVTIGGGHASGKTGWHHVGLGKQAETEIRVLWPDGEAGPWQTVKADGSYVVARGVAPKLWKPGEGF
- a CDS encoding YegP family protein, producing MHKFKIVKTEKGEFRVQFVYNAEIMVWSENYASKASAKNCVESLKKNAPAAPVVDLTKEETGSGYRFEIDRAKNGETFVRFRAANGEIMVRSETYKSKSSAKNCIGSVQKRAAEAVVEEAE
- a CDS encoding winged helix-turn-helix transcriptional regulator; this translates as MFAATQPVAKTLEPCGTPDHEDCGLRLTLDRLGEKWTVMVIAELSTGPRRYREIERALSGVTQRMLTLTLRRLERDGLVDRHVEPTNPPSVTYSLTTHGLGFSAITAGLVEWSREHKDVILASREAYDGRGKG
- the lepA gene encoding translation elongation factor 4 encodes the protein MSTDRTPLDHIRNFSIVAHIDHGKSTLADRLIQSTGGLADREMSEQVLDNMEIEKERGITIKAQTVRLHYKANNGETYVLNLIDTPGHVDFAYEVSRSLSACEGSLLVVDASQGVEAQTLANVYQAIDNNHELVTVLNKVDLPAAEPERIKEQIEEVIGIDASEAVLISAKTGLGIPDVLEAIVHKLPAPKSEGGEKAPLKALLVDSWYDTYLGVMVLVRVLDGVLTKGQVIRMMGTDAKYNVERVGVLTPKMVAVDSLGPGEIGFFTGSIKEVADTRVGDTITEDKRPTANMLPGFKPAQPVVFCGLFPVDAADFEDLRAAMGKLRLNDASFSFEMESSAALGFGFRCGFLGLLHLEIIQERLEREFDLDLIATAPSVVYKLFMTDGTERELHNPADMPDVVRINEIHEPWIKATILTPDDYLGGILKLCQDRRGIQTELTYVGKRAMLTYQLPLNEVVFDFYDRLKSISKGYASFDYHLDAYREGNLVKMSIMVNGEPVDALSMLVHRTAAEKRGRDMCEKLKDLIPRHMFKIPIQAAIGGNVIARETISAMRKDVTAKCYGGDASRKRKLLDKQKAGKKRMRQFGKVEIPQEAFIAALKMSDE